In one window of Microplitis demolitor isolate Queensland-Clemson2020A chromosome 4, iyMicDemo2.1a, whole genome shotgun sequence DNA:
- the LOC103578125 gene encoding uncharacterized protein LOC103578125: protein MTTRTDLLQRTRRRSSLRQALAVIPDMTSLSVSLGSPPVASPNNNNLNTDRSPWHSGSIGTSSPDELVIQKRGRRSKTIIWSPEADSKRNSLLSYSIRDQTPEKNSDSQSQSPIMMRDNLSIKKRLDLTGDYDESHLTTPDKKYKFMNGDSEFTGSNLLNGLRGLSNEQLVKMIMNLVTMQEEGTLSIDSKLRDVIINIIPAADISPLQERLSVLRQNIYSSLISAGDSAYIRAYIHLDAFQKTLMEQGNKLLQSQHWASLIHYVFTAWAITKDLPEWNNEDNTSQKCYSCLTRFCKQALLNGNFDHSDLEVFAEKIQSIVHDYEDMKICLQMAREMMR, encoded by the exons ATGACAACACGAACTGATCTTTTACAACGAACAAGACGTCGTAGTTCATTACGGCAAGCATTAGCAGTAATACCAGACATGACAAGTTTATCAGTATCATTGGGATCACCACCTGTTGCAAGTCcaaacaacaataatttaaataccgATCGGAGTCCATGGCACTCGGGTTCAATAGGAACATCAAGTCCTGATGAATTGGTGATACAGAAACGTGGAAGACGcagtaaaacaataatatgGTCACCAGAAGCTGATTCCAAAAGAAATAGTCTGCTGAGTTACAGTATACGGGATCAGACAcctgaaaaaaattccgaCTCCCAGTCACAATCGCCAATTATGATGCGTGataatttgtcaataaaaaagagGCTCGATTTAACTGGTGATTATGATGAATCACATCTGACTACTCCAGATAAAAAGTACAAATTTATGAATGGCGATAGTGAATTTACgggtagtaatttattaaatggaTTGCGTGGACTGAGTAATGAACAACTTGTTAAAATGATTATGAATTTAGTGACGATGCAAGAAGAAGGAACATTGTCTATTGATAGTAAATTACGtgatgttattataaatattattcctgcTGCTGATATTAGTCCGCTGCAAGAGAGGCTGAGTGTTTTGAGGCAGAATATTTACAGCAGTCTTATTTCTGCTGGTGATTCTGCTTACATACGTGCCTATATACATTTAGATGCCTTTCAG aaaacatTAATGGAGCAAGGAAATAAGTTGTTGCAGTCACAGCATTGGGCTTCATTGATACATTATGTATTTACAGCGTGGGCTATAACTAAAGATTTACCAGAATGGAATAATGAAGATAATACGTcacaaaaatgttattctTGCCTTACACGTTTTTGTAAACAAGCTTTACTAAATGGTAACTTTGACCATTCTGATCTTGAAGTATTTGCTGAAAA aatACAGAGTATAGTACATGATTATGAAGATATGAAAATTTGTCTTCAAATGGCACGAGAAATGATGCGATAA
- the LOC103578122 gene encoding small nuclear ribonucleoprotein F: MASAAMPINPKPFLNGLTGKPVMVKLKWGHEYKGYLVSVDGYMNLQLANTEEHVDGVCTGNLGEVLIRCNNVMYIRGVDEEDEEGEMKD, translated from the coding sequence ATGGCGAGTGCTGCGATGCCAATAAACCCAAAACCATTTCTAAATGGATTGACAGGAAAACCAGTgatggttaaattaaaatgggGACATGAATACAAAGGATACTTGGTGTCTGTTGATGGCTATATGAATTTACAACTTGCTAACACTGAGGAACACGTCGATGGTGTTTGTACAGGAAATTTGGGTGAAGTCTTAATAAGATGTAATAATGTTATGTACATAAGAGGCGTCGATGAAGAAGACGAGGAAGGAGAAATGAAAGATTGA
- the LOC103578124 gene encoding ubiquitin-protein ligase E3C, whose product MYSFEGDYRRKPQQNLAGASKRNEKSVLLQHAHLERMKREDIRQRNNATLKIQAYTRSYLIRQSIKRRSRQEFDNARSQLTVKFLSLDILEPYVRSVLFFYQPSADLQRFTWLLEQVLANKKEILINNTSWSWRIKWILKHSIELISHNTNSQSTAIPLRVLETFIITCDDIIDNATKRNNYLRDTLIYLINNSYFGNLMSLFEQHIQSLQSTNIMTVPLTARIKCYVNLMKRPLELCSGCEEFYVPVLTKFIYTVLMPTMSEAMRSFLVPALTDLQTWPYIELLIVINKLNISEPTTSLFYTTLSLEPVNFSLSNDYIFVNYIQVLGSLSLTQKAPWNVREFTTGEMEDDNMSTDSGTVTVDHNQDMLRQCMSMLNNEARVNRILSALEYNNDNPLVLEYLCRLCDNLLQTDKLATHKYKLLYMLAFKPLFLRRLWATLLSTPPLLQMISRGIAPTTGDTKKLAPLVAVFCSLFSLLIATLHDNEFFRSDESQNDQNAMPFNTTELVPLSGHLKDICLGLVEIIFSDTRPMVRDNHMRAVIGSMSDTDGGHLSKHDTQIWEYLFKATTGLLRQLHSRDLRRQFCPEGHWISPKPEFDLIWQRRQGVTGGLLKSDKEAPSGPPLSTKELRALTLLRTVPFIVPFNDRVMVLQSLIQKDRSDQQGELSHFMQGPSIHIGVRRNYLYEDALDKLSPENEPELRLKMRVQFINTAGLDEPGVDGGGLFREFLSELLKTSFDPNRGFFRLTKDNMLYPNPKVHLLFDDFPKHYYFIGRMLGKAIYENLLVELPFAEFFLSKIVGIQSDVDIHHLDSLDPVMYRNLLYLKSYKGDVADLGLDFTVLSDELGERRVDELKPKGSQIPVTNANRIEYIHLMADYKLNKEIRPQCYAFKQGLANVIPLEWLQMFNNKEMQVLISGAQIPVDVDDLKQHTNYTGGYATDHPTIKAFWRVVEKFNNKQKGQLLKFVTSCSRPPLLGFKELDPPFCIQNAGSLDRLPTSSTCMNLLKLPEFPDEVTLREKLLYAIQAGAGFELS is encoded by the exons ATGTACAGTTTCGAAGGGGATTACAGAAGAAAGCCTCAGCAAAATTTAGCTGGTGCCAGTAAGAGAAATGAAAAGTCGGTGTTGCTTCAGCATGCCCATCTTGAACGCATGAAACGTGAAGATATCCGTCAACGTAATAATGCtactttgaaaattcaagCTTACACGAGAAGTTACTTGATACGTCAGTCAATAAAACGAAGGAGTCGACAAGAGTTCGATAATGCGAGATCTCAACTGactgtcaaatttttatctcttgATATTTTGGAGCCTTATGTTAGAAgtgtactatttttttatcaacccaGTGCGGATCTGCAGAGGTTTACCTGGTTGCTGGAACAAGTACTggctaataaaaaagaaattttaattaataatacttcgTGGTCATGGAGAATAAA ATGGATCCTGAAACATAGCATAGAATTAATATCACATAATACCAATAGCCAATCAACAGCAATACCTCTGAGAGTACTTGAGACTTTTATCATAACGTGTGATGACATTATCGACAATGCAACAaaacgaaataattatttacgcgatacattaatttatttaattaacaattcatATTTCGGCAATTTAATGAGTCTATTTGAACAACATATTCAGTCATTGCAATCCACCAACATCATGACAGTACCATTAACAGCTAGAATAAAATGTTACGTTAATTTGATGAAACGTCCTCTAGAATTGTGCTCAGGATGTGAAGAATTTTATGTACCTGTActcactaaatttatttacactgttCTAATGCCGACAATGTCTGAAGCAATGCGGTCATTTTTGGTACCAGCGCTGACTGATCTACAAACTTGGCCATACATTGAATTACTGATcgttataaataagttaaatatcAGCGAACCAACGACAAGTCTTTTCTACACCACGTTATCATTAGAGCCGGTTAATTTTTCACTGTcaaatgattatatttttgtaaattacatTCAGGTACTTGGGTCTCTGAGTCTGACACAGAAAGCGCCGTGGAATGTAAGAGAATTTACAACAGGCGAGATGGAAGATGACAACATGTCAACGGACAGCGGCACGGTAACTGTTGATCATAATCAAGATATGTTAAGACAATGCATGAGTATGTTGAACAACGAAGCGCGGGTGAATCGTATTCTCAGTGCTTTGGAGTACAACAATGACAATCCACTTGTCTTGGAGTATCTATGCCGCCTGTGCGATAATTTATTGCAAACAGACAAACTAGCAACGCATAAATATAAGCTCCTGTATATGCTCGCCTTCAAACCACTTTTTTTGCGGCGCTTATGGGCAACATTGTTGTCAACTCCACCTCTTTTGCAAATGATATCACGTGGAATAGCACCAACTACTGGGGATACTAAAAAACTCGCACCACTAGTTGCTGTATTTTGTTCACTGTTTAGTCTGCTGATAGCAACTCTCCATGacaatgaattttttcgttCAGATGAATCGCAGAATGATCAAAATGCAATGCCATTCAATACGACTGAGCTCGTACCACTGTCGGGACACCTCAAAGACATTTGTCTAGGTCttgttgaaattattttctccGATACAAGACCTATGGTACGTGACAATCACATGCGCGCTGTCATTGGGTCCATGAGCGATACGGACGGAGGACATTTGTCAAAACACGACACTCAAATATGGGAGTACTTGTTTAAAGCAACAACTGGACTACTGCGGCAACTACATTCACGTGATTTGCGAAGACAATTTTGTCCAGAGGGTCATTGGATTAGTCCCAAACCCGAGTTTGATTTAATTTGGCAGCGACGTCAAGGAGTCACTGGGGGATTATTGAAATCTGATAAAGAAGCACCTAGTGGTCCGCCTCTTTCAACTAAAGAATTGCGAGCACTGACTTTACTTAGAACGGTACCATTTATTGTACCATTCAATGACCGTGTTATGGTACTCCAGTCATTGATACAAAAAGACAGATCCGACCAGCAAGGCGAGCTTTCTCATTTTATGCAGGGTCCATCAATCCACATCGGTGTACGTAGAAATTATTTGTACGAAGACGCGTTAGATAAACTGTCACCTGAGAATGAACCTGAGCTGAGATTGAAAATGCGAGTACAGTTCATAAATACAGCAGGTCTTGATGAGCCTGGTGTTGATGGCGGTGGATtatttagagaatttttatcagaattaCTTAAAACGAGCTTTGATCCAAACCGCGGATTCTTCAGACTCACTAAAGACAATATGCTCTACCCAAATCCAAAAGTTCATTTGCTTTTTGATGATTTTCCAaagcattattattttattggacGAATGTTGGGCAAAGCgatctatgaaaatttacttgtCGAGTTACCGTTTGCTGAATTTTTCTTATCGAAAATAGTTGGCATACAGTCGGATGTTGACATTCACCATCTAGACTCACTGGATCCAGTGATGTACAGAAATCTTTTGTACTTGAAGAGTTACAAAGGTGACGTGGCTGACTTGGGTCTAGATTTTACTGTTCTGTCAGACGAATTGGGTGAACGCAGAGTCGATGAACTAAAACCCAAGGGTTCACAGATTCCTGTGACTAACGCAAATCGCATTGAGTACATTCATCTGATGGCTGATTACAAACTTAATAAAGAAATACGGCCTCAGTGTTATGCTTTCAAACAAGGACTCGCTAATGTTATTCCTTTGGAATGGCTCCAGATGTTTAACAACAAAGAGATGCAGGTTTTAATTTCCGGAGCACAGATTCctgttgatgttgatgatcTCAAACAGCATACTAATTACACTGGTGGTTATGCGACAGATCATCCAACTATTAAGGCTTTTTGGCGCGTTGTcgagaaatttaataataagcaAAAAGGACAGTTGCTTAAATTTGTTACCAGCTGTAGTCGACCTCCTCTTTTAGGCTTCAAG gAACTTGATCCACCGTTTTGTATACAAAATGCCGGTAGTCTAGATCGGTTGCCTACATCCAGTACCTGTATGAATCTTTTAAAACTACCAGAATTTCCTGATGAAGTAACGCTAcgtgaaaaattactttacgCCATTCAAGCAGGTGCTGGTTTCGAGCtgagttaa
- the LOC103578127 gene encoding rhodopsin has translation MTVLTGPSFAAYGSGGGWSRGSGNQTVVDKVLPEMLHLVDAHWYQFPPMNPLWHAILGLVIGCLGLVSIIGNGMVVFIFTSTKNLRTPSNLLVVNLAFADFLMMFCMAPPMVVNCIYETWVFGPLMCQLYACAGSLFGCTSIWSMTAIAFDRYNVIVKGLSGKPLTVGGALLRILGIWLFCLAWTIFPLFGWNRYVPEGNMTACGTDYITKDWFSRSYILAYSVFVYFLPLFLIIYSYYFIIAAVTAHEKNMREQAKKMNVASLRSQENQNQSAECKLAKVALTTISLWFMAWTPYLVINYAGIFESVTISPLFTIWGSVFAKANAVYNPIVYGISHPKYRAALFARFPSLACSDKSSAGDAVSTATTVTEGEKANA, from the exons atgACAGTGTTAACGGGTCCCAGTTTTGCCGCATATGGCAGCGGCGGTGGTTGGTCACGAGGATCTGGCAATCAAACGGTAGTCGACAAAGTCCTACCTGAGATGCTGCACCTGGTTGACGCCCACTGGTATCAATTCCCACCGATGAATCCACTATGGCACGCGATCCTCGGCTTGGTAATCGGTTGTCTTGGTCTCGTATCCATTATCGGCAATGGAATGGTTGTCTTTATCTTTACATCAACTAAAAACTTACGAACACCAAGCAATCTGCTGGTTGTCAACCTCGCTTTCGCTGACTTTTTAATGATGTTCTGCATGGCACCACCCATG GTCGTCAATTGCATCTACGAAACCTGGGTCTTTGGTCCACTGATGTGCCAACTGTATGCCTGTGCTGGATCCTTATTCGGATGTACCTCCATTTGGTCAATGACAGCGATTGCATTCGACAGATACAATGTTATTGTTAAGGGTTTATCTGGCAAACCGCTGACTGTCGGTGGCGCATTATTGCGTATACTAGGAATCTGGCTTTTCTGCCTTGCATGGACTATTTTCCCGCTCTTCGGGTGGAACAG atATGTACCTGAAGGCAACATGACTGCATGTGGTACTGACTACATCACCAAGGACTGGTTCTCCCGGTCATACATATTAGCATATTCGGTGTTTGTCTACTTCTTGCCGCTCTTTCTAATTATCTACAGCTACTACTTCATTATCGCGGCGGTAACTGCTCACGAGAAGAACATGCGTGAGCAGGCGAAGAAAATGAACGTCGCATCATTGAGATCACAGGAAAACCAGAACCAAAGTGCGGAATGCAAACTTGCTaag gtTGCTTTAACAACAATTTCCCTGTGGTTCATGGCTTGGACGCCATACCTGGTGATCAATTACGCCGGTATCTTTGAGAGTGTGACTATAAGTCCACTTTTCACTATCTGGGGGTCTGTGTTTGCTAAAGCCAATGCTGTCTATAATCCTATCGTCTATGGTatcag tcacCCCAAATATCGCGCGGCATTATTTGCACGGTTCCCATCGTTGGCTTGCTCAGATAAATCCAGTGCAGGTGATGCTGTTTCAACAGCAACCACCGTCACTGAAGGTGAAAAAGCAAatgcataa
- the LOC103578126 gene encoding rhodopsin, with amino-acid sequence MSKLILNEDHKNHLEFLATQPSQVLQDFCKLSTDFLQKGHNYKFYTNAAQKLEVEPDNIKHSIEGLIYLIIESCKNKLTPDDFKELVISLGFTNDKESLLSNLYTSKQSEIKSSLSNIGFKLPEYHNMEWRFETQIASRSMLTQCEPFVTMDFALKNADDSKKLKHIVLQSDATNLLHIAEELEAALLEGSSQQLRKIKRSLKMDSISTSIPTLITTTASVEVSPLSGAALISHAALSMGPHAAKQWMRYSNQTVADKVPEEMLHLVDPHWYQYPPMHHIWHKTLGIVMIVIGILGWTGNGCVVYIFLITPSLRTPNNILVVNLAFSDFLMMVIMSPPMVVNCWFETWILGTLMCDIYAMFGSLCGCVSIWTMVLITYDRYNVIVKGMSGTPLTIPRAIIQVSVVWILALAWSLLPLFGWNRYVPEGNMTSCGTDYLTKDWVSRSYILVYSLFVYYTPLFTIIYCYWFIVSAVAAHERGMREQAKKMNVASLRSGEQEGPSAEAKLAKVALTTVSLWFMAWTPYLVINYAGVFEASFLSPLFTIWGSLFSKTNACYNPLVYATSHPKYRAALHEKLPCLGIGAPPAPKTSDTASAKTDA; translated from the exons atgtcaaaattaatattgaatgaagatcataaaaatcatttagaatttttagcTACACAACCCTCGCAAg tTCTTCAAGATTTTTGTAAACTATCCActgattttttgcaaaaaggACATAACtacaaattttatacaaatgcTGCtc aaaaaCTTGAAGTTGAGCCAGACAATATCAAACATTCAATCGAaggattaatttatttaattatcgaatcatgtaaaaataag TTAACTCCTGATGATTTTAAAGAACTAgtaatttctctaggatttactAATGACAAAGAATCATTGCTAAGTAATTTATACACTTCAAAACaatcagaaataaaatcaTCTCTATCAAATATTGGTTTCAAATTACCGGAGTATCATAATATGGAGTGGAGATTTGAAACtcaa aTCGCATCAAGATCAATGTTGACACAATGCGAACCTTTTGTAACGATGGACTTTGCCTTGAAAAATGCCgacgattcaaaaaaattaaaacacatCGTCCTCCAGTCAGATGCCACAAATTTGCTACACATTGCCGAGGAACTAGAAGCAGCTTTACTAGAAGGAAGTAGTCAGCAACTTCGTAAGATTAAACGttcactaaa GATGGACTCGATATCAACTTCGATACCAACACTGATCACCACGACCGCTTCAGTGGAAGTGTCGCCTTTATCAGGAGCTGCATTGATATCTCACGCTGCTCTGTCAATGGGACCACATGCCGCGAAACAGTGGATGCGATACAGCAATCAAACTGTCGCGGACAAAGTACCCGAGGAGATGCTCCACTTGGTCGACCCGCACTGGTACCAGTATCCACCGATGCACCACATATGGCACAAAACACTTGGGATAGTGATGATCGTGATTGGAATACTCGGCTGGACTGGCAATGGCTGTGTCgtctacatttttttaatcaccccTTCTCTGAGGACACCCAACAATATTCTTGTTGTCAATCTCGCGTTCTCGGACTTCTTGATGATGGTCATCATGTCACCGCCTATGGTCGTTAATTGTTGGTTCGAGACTTGGATACTcg gaacACTGATGTGTGATATTTATGCAATGTTCGGTTCATTGTGCGGATGTGTATCAATTTGGACGATGGTACTGATCACATATGATCGATACAATGTTATTGTtaag GGTATGTCCGGTACGCCATTGACAATCCCCAGAGCAATAATTCAAGTCTCAGTTGTCTGGATATTAGCTCTCGCTTGGTCACTTCTTCCACTATTCGGATGGAATAGATACGTACCGGAAGGTAATATGACATCATGTGGAACTGATTATTTGACAAAAGACTGGGTGTCAAGATCatacattttagtttattcTTTATTCGTCTATTACACTCCGCTCTTCACAATTATTTACTGCTACTGGTTCATTGTGTCG GCTGTAGCGGCCCATGAAAGAGGAATGAGAGAGCAAGCTAAGAAAATGAACGTCGCGTCTCTCCGTAGCGGAGAGCAAGAAGGACCTAGTGCTGAAGCTAAATTAGCAAAGGTAGCTCTCACTACAGTATCGCTCTGGTTCATGGCATGGACGCCGTACctagtaattaattacgcCGGTGTCTTCGAGGCATCATTCTTATCTCCACTTTTCACAATCTGGGGCTCTTTGTTCTCTAAAACTAATGCATGTTACAATCCACTTGTCTACGCAACTAGTCATCCAAAGTATCGCGCTGCTCTTCATGAGAAATTACCGTGTCTGGGTATCGGAGCCCCACCAGCACCAAAAACCAGCGATACCGCTTCAGCTAAAACTGACGCTTGA
- the LOC103578123 gene encoding chromosome transmission fidelity protein 8 homolog, whose amino-acid sequence MIVPIVRDGVLQEWAIIELQGNLEFHSKNSSDKCFIGDLYYEKNDTPVLIIGMHILHGKELVLPKPLAVLEKKTSDETIGTEYVVNAIVKKKLVFKGRPKPIVADSTLNKSL is encoded by the coding sequence agATGGAGTTTTACAAGAATGGGCAATTATTGAATTACAAGGAAATTTAGAATTCCACAGTAAAAATTCTTCAGACAAATGTTTTATCGGTGATTtatattacgaaaaaaatgacACGCCGGTTTTAATAATCGGAATGCATATTTTACATGGCAAAGAATTGGTGTTACCTAAACCTCTTGCAGTgctggaaaaaaaaaccagcGATGAGACAATTGGTACTGAGTATGTAGTAAATGcgattgttaaaaaaaaactggtatTCAAAGGACGACCTAAGCCGATTGTAGCAGATTCGACacttaataaatcattataa